One stretch of Caldinitratiruptor microaerophilus DNA includes these proteins:
- a CDS encoding SpoIIE family protein phosphatase — protein MPSVEGAARSGAGRPAWTARVAAVWPWPLLAVLLGLLLGRAPVLGHAGPFGLAWVAALRVTGAPTGVLSALAAALGMAAQGGGLRSLPALRAVVSVVIVWVVARGRRETERGAPAVPPAAGTATAALAAGVAAAVGTGVLSSAGLDWIRTALEAGTAAVLAAVMVRGLTVRPSGARPAPGAAGSLLTVVLLLGVVAGLQDLQAVVAGIPPVPLASVAGSLAVLVASASAGPLAGAASGLLVGLAGLLAGPPGLPGLLRFSAEGTAFGTAGLLGGVFRDLGRTGSALGYLLAYVFLRALRQDAPPSYVWGEAAAALVAAAGLLVLPRGWLVQASGGVVAGALAAATEPAGRTSGGHAGAALLRERIGAVARLLRDVHLALTAGHRPPAQAPAVPDAIAPLVGQVVERVCHQCNLYRHCWENEFYRTYQVFHDLWERVEESGPLPTRLPPEELQRFCAYPGEVIASLNAVHDLVTAEGEARERAAEGRSVLALQVQALAGMLEHLAGALETAPDTAPPRYRVRTGVARMAKRGSLVSGDTHRALPLRGNRFLLALSDGMGAGRGAAAGSQEAMDTLVGLLEAGYPVQAAVQLVNAALVLKEPEGEHFATLDIALIDLSSGRADFVKVGAPPSILWRGRDVQWVRAEVPPAGIVYPLPLEAELRALRPGDWLILATDGLWAREGEAAGDRWLRALLATQGPSGPEELAQALLARALAGDRDGPADDITVLVAHLEPLGAADPGRTGEAPPATLPAAAARADPAERGPVPARRAPRGR, from the coding sequence GTGCCGTCGGTGGAAGGCGCGGCGCGGAGCGGGGCCGGGCGTCCGGCGTGGACCGCGCGCGTGGCGGCGGTGTGGCCGTGGCCACTCCTGGCGGTGCTGCTCGGCCTTCTCCTGGGAAGGGCGCCGGTCCTGGGCCACGCGGGGCCCTTCGGGCTCGCGTGGGTGGCGGCCCTGCGGGTGACGGGCGCCCCCACCGGCGTTCTCTCCGCCCTGGCAGCCGCGCTCGGGATGGCGGCCCAGGGAGGCGGGCTGCGGAGCCTGCCGGCCCTGCGGGCGGTGGTGTCCGTGGTCATCGTCTGGGTCGTCGCCCGTGGCCGCAGGGAAACGGAGCGCGGGGCGCCGGCGGTGCCCCCGGCCGCGGGGACCGCCACCGCGGCCCTGGCGGCAGGGGTCGCGGCCGCCGTGGGGACGGGGGTGCTCTCGAGCGCCGGGCTCGACTGGATCCGCACGGCCCTCGAGGCGGGGACGGCCGCCGTGCTGGCGGCGGTGATGGTCCGGGGGCTCACGGTGCGGCCGTCCGGCGCGCGGCCCGCGCCCGGCGCCGCCGGGTCCCTGCTCACGGTCGTCCTCCTTCTCGGCGTCGTGGCGGGGCTGCAGGACCTGCAGGCAGTGGTTGCGGGTATCCCTCCGGTCCCCCTGGCGTCGGTGGCGGGAAGCCTGGCCGTCCTCGTGGCGTCGGCGTCGGCCGGGCCGCTGGCCGGAGCGGCCTCGGGCCTCCTCGTGGGGCTGGCCGGGCTCCTCGCCGGGCCCCCGGGGCTGCCGGGGCTCCTGCGCTTCTCGGCCGAGGGCACCGCCTTCGGGACGGCGGGGCTCCTGGGCGGCGTCTTCCGGGATCTCGGCCGGACCGGGAGCGCGCTCGGGTACCTTCTCGCCTACGTCTTCCTGCGGGCGCTGCGGCAGGACGCGCCCCCTTCCTACGTATGGGGTGAGGCCGCGGCGGCCCTCGTCGCGGCTGCAGGGCTCCTGGTCTTGCCCCGGGGCTGGCTCGTGCAGGCCTCCGGCGGCGTCGTGGCCGGCGCGCTCGCCGCAGCGACGGAGCCGGCCGGGCGCACCTCCGGGGGCCACGCCGGCGCGGCCCTCCTCCGGGAGCGAATCGGCGCCGTGGCGCGACTCCTGCGGGACGTCCACCTGGCCCTCACCGCCGGCCACCGGCCCCCGGCGCAGGCGCCGGCCGTCCCCGACGCCATCGCCCCGCTGGTGGGGCAGGTGGTCGAGCGCGTCTGCCACCAGTGCAACCTCTACCGGCACTGCTGGGAGAACGAGTTCTACCGGACCTACCAGGTCTTTCACGACCTCTGGGAGCGTGTCGAGGAGAGCGGGCCGCTTCCGACCCGCCTGCCGCCGGAGGAATTGCAGCGGTTCTGCGCGTACCCCGGCGAGGTGATCGCCTCCCTCAACGCGGTGCACGACCTGGTGACGGCGGAGGGAGAGGCCCGCGAGCGGGCGGCGGAGGGGCGGAGCGTCCTGGCGCTGCAGGTTCAGGCGCTCGCCGGGATGCTCGAACACCTCGCCGGCGCGCTGGAGACGGCTCCGGACACGGCGCCCCCCAGGTACCGGGTCCGCACCGGCGTCGCCCGCATGGCCAAGCGGGGCAGCCTCGTCTCGGGGGACACCCACCGGGCGCTGCCGCTGAGGGGGAACCGGTTCCTCCTGGCCCTCTCGGATGGCATGGGAGCCGGGCGCGGGGCCGCCGCCGGCAGCCAGGAGGCGATGGACACGCTGGTGGGGCTCCTGGAGGCGGGGTACCCCGTCCAGGCGGCGGTGCAGCTGGTCAACGCCGCCCTGGTCCTCAAGGAGCCGGAAGGCGAGCACTTCGCCACCCTGGACATCGCCCTGATCGACCTGTCCTCCGGGCGCGCCGACTTCGTGAAGGTGGGCGCCCCGCCGTCGATCCTGTGGCGGGGCCGCGACGTCCAGTGGGTCCGGGCCGAGGTGCCGCCGGCGGGCATCGTGTACCCGTTGCCCCTCGAAGCCGAACTGCGGGCGCTGCGGCCGGGCGACTGGCTCATCCTCGCCACCGACGGCCTGTGGGCGCGGGAGGGCGAGGCGGCCGGCGATCGCTGGCTGCGGGCGCTGCTGGCCACCCAGGGGCCATCCGGCCCCGAGGAGCTGGCACAGGCCCTCCTGGCCCGCGCGCTCGCCGGCGACCGGGACGGCCCGGCGGACGACATCACCGTGCTGGTGGCGCATCTCGAGCCGCTGGGTGCCGCGGACCCGGGGCGGACGGGTGAAGCCCCGCCGGCGACCCTGCCCGCGGCGGCCGCCCGGGCGGATCCGGCAGAGCGGGGGCCCGTGCCGGCACGGCGTGCGCCCCGGGGCCGCTGA
- the tilS gene encoding tRNA lysidine(34) synthetase TilS: MRGGKAVLDEIRRFVARRGLLEPGDRVVVALSGGPDSLALTLALHHLRTEWGLDLHLFHLHHGLRGEEADRDAAFVREVADRLGLPCTVIRRDVRSEARSLRAGVEAAGRLVRYRALADLAGQLGARRVAVGHTRDDQAETVLMALLRGAGRRGLGGMPPARPLGFGAGPEVTLVRPLLAVGREDTLALCRAAGLEPRRDLTNEDPRFLRSRIRTELLPLLRDRYSPAVVFRLAALAEVMRDEEGFLRRAAAEAAARHGVTYDPRESRLPVPALTDEHPALARRIVRLAGESAGMSLTARHVEAVLDLARSPGGGEVHLGRGLVAEKVGDVVRVRRRERVGRAVTAEGGQPVPLPVPGSVAWASAGLTLSATREDPDAEPAAGPWAVDLDPDRLPGPLAVRTRRPGDRIFPVGMDGSKKLQDLFVDLKVPRPDRDRVPVVVAGDQVVWVVGYRADRRFLAAPGRPRLALRARPG, encoded by the coding sequence GTGCGGGGCGGAAAGGCCGTGCTCGACGAGATCCGGCGCTTCGTCGCCCGGCGGGGGCTCCTGGAGCCCGGCGACCGGGTCGTCGTCGCGCTGTCCGGCGGCCCGGACTCCCTCGCGCTCACGCTGGCCCTGCACCACCTCCGGACGGAATGGGGGCTCGACCTCCACCTGTTTCACCTGCACCACGGTCTGCGGGGGGAGGAGGCGGACCGCGACGCAGCCTTCGTTCGGGAGGTCGCGGATCGGCTGGGCCTGCCCTGCACCGTGATCCGGCGGGACGTCCGGAGCGAGGCGAGGAGCCTGCGGGCGGGGGTGGAGGCGGCCGGACGGCTCGTCCGGTACCGGGCCCTTGCCGACCTGGCCGGGCAGCTCGGCGCACGCCGGGTGGCCGTGGGCCACACACGGGACGACCAGGCCGAAACCGTCCTCATGGCCCTCCTCCGGGGGGCAGGCCGGCGCGGCCTGGGGGGCATGCCGCCCGCCCGTCCACTGGGTTTCGGGGCGGGACCGGAGGTCACGCTCGTCCGGCCCCTCCTGGCCGTGGGAAGGGAGGACACGCTGGCCCTCTGCCGCGCGGCGGGGCTGGAGCCCCGCCGTGACCTCACGAACGAGGACCCCCGGTTCCTCCGCAGCCGCATCCGGACAGAGCTCCTGCCGCTCTTGCGCGATCGGTACAGCCCTGCGGTGGTATTCCGGCTGGCCGCGCTGGCGGAGGTCATGAGAGATGAGGAAGGATTCCTTCGCCGGGCTGCCGCGGAGGCCGCCGCCCGCCACGGCGTGACGTACGACCCGCGGGAGTCGCGGCTCCCCGTCCCGGCGCTGACGGACGAGCACCCGGCGCTGGCGCGTCGGATCGTGCGCCTGGCCGGCGAGTCGGCCGGGATGTCCCTCACCGCGCGGCACGTGGAGGCCGTGCTCGACCTCGCCCGGTCGCCCGGCGGCGGCGAGGTCCACCTCGGCAGGGGTCTGGTGGCCGAGAAGGTGGGGGACGTGGTCCGGGTGCGCCGCCGGGAGCGCGTGGGGAGGGCCGTGACGGCGGAAGGGGGGCAGCCGGTGCCCCTGCCGGTCCCCGGCTCCGTCGCGTGGGCCTCCGCCGGGCTCACCCTGTCGGCGACGCGGGAGGATCCGGACGCCGAGCCCGCGGCGGGTCCCTGGGCGGTCGACCTCGACCCCGACCGGTTACCGGGGCCCCTCGCGGTGCGAACCCGGCGCCCGGGAGACCGCATCTTCCCGGTGGGGATGGACGGGAGCAAGAAGCTCCAGGACCTGTTCGTGGACCTCAAGGTGCCCCGGCCCGATCGGGACCGCGTGCCCGTCGTGGTGGCGGGGGACCAGGTGGTGTGGGTGGTGGGGTACAGGGCCGACCGGCGGTTCCTCGCCGCCCCCGGCCGCCCCCGGCTGGCGCTGCGGGCCCGGCCGGGCTAG
- the ftsH gene encoding ATP-dependent zinc metalloprotease FtsH: MNKVFRNLAFYLFLLVVSVAIATYLSGEGQRRQQLIYSRFVNEVRAGNVTQVTLVGEQELVGKLKNGQEFTTVIPDDHESLNRLLLEHNVDIAVRPTTRTTMWTTLAGTLLPVILVLAAFFFIMQQTQGSGNRVMQFGKSRARLHTPDDKRRVTFDDVAGIDEVKEELQEIVDFLKHPKRYLELGARIPKGVLLYGAPGTGKTLLARAVAGEAGVPFFSISGSDFVEMFVGVGASRVRDLFEQAKKNSPCIVFIDEIDAVGRMRGAGYGGGHDEREQTLNQLLVEMDGFGVNEGIIVMAATNRPDVLDPALLRPGRFDRHIVIDRPDLNGRKAIFKVHARGKPLDDDVDLEVLAKRTPGFTGADIANLMNEAALLAARKRKRKISMEDLEQAIDRVMAGGPEKRSRIISEREKRITAYHEAGHALVAAVLPHNDPVHKVTIIPRGRALGLTYMLPVEDRYINSKPELMDRMAYALGGRAAEEIVFGDLTSGAQSDIEWVTNIARRMVTEWGMSEKLGPLTFGTKPEEVFLGRDIARQRNYSEEVAALIDEEVRALVTQAHERALEVLRRHRRVLEKLAAALLEKETLEGAELEAILNEAREAERLGQVQEKERSEREKEKEKAQPAGPNPRTIFGTLHPRPAN, encoded by the coding sequence ATGAACAAAGTATTCCGCAATCTCGCGTTCTACCTGTTCCTGCTCGTCGTGAGCGTGGCGATCGCCACCTACCTTTCGGGCGAGGGGCAGAGGCGGCAGCAGCTCATCTACTCCCGCTTCGTCAACGAGGTCCGGGCCGGCAACGTGACCCAGGTGACCCTCGTGGGCGAGCAGGAACTGGTGGGCAAGCTCAAGAACGGCCAGGAGTTCACGACGGTCATCCCGGACGACCACGAGAGCCTCAACCGCCTGCTTCTCGAGCACAACGTCGACATCGCGGTCCGGCCCACCACCCGGACGACGATGTGGACCACCCTGGCGGGCACGCTCCTGCCCGTGATCCTCGTGCTGGCTGCGTTCTTCTTCATCATGCAGCAGACGCAGGGGTCGGGGAACCGGGTCATGCAGTTCGGCAAGAGCCGGGCACGGCTCCACACCCCGGACGACAAGCGGCGCGTGACCTTCGACGACGTGGCCGGGATCGACGAGGTCAAGGAAGAGCTTCAGGAGATCGTGGACTTCCTCAAGCACCCCAAGCGCTACCTGGAACTCGGTGCCCGCATCCCCAAGGGCGTGCTGCTCTACGGTGCCCCCGGCACGGGCAAGACCCTCCTGGCCCGCGCGGTGGCGGGCGAGGCCGGCGTGCCGTTCTTCAGCATCTCCGGCTCGGATTTCGTGGAGATGTTCGTGGGCGTGGGCGCCAGCCGGGTGCGTGATCTCTTCGAGCAGGCCAAGAAGAACAGCCCGTGCATCGTGTTCATCGACGAGATCGACGCGGTCGGCCGCATGCGCGGCGCCGGGTACGGCGGCGGCCACGACGAACGGGAGCAGACGCTGAACCAGCTGCTCGTCGAGATGGATGGGTTCGGCGTCAACGAGGGCATCATCGTGATGGCCGCCACGAACCGGCCGGACGTGCTCGACCCGGCGCTCCTGCGGCCGGGGCGGTTCGACCGGCACATCGTCATCGACCGGCCCGACCTGAACGGGCGCAAGGCCATCTTCAAGGTGCACGCCCGCGGCAAGCCGCTCGACGACGACGTCGACCTGGAAGTCCTCGCCAAGCGGACCCCGGGCTTCACCGGCGCCGACATCGCGAACCTCATGAACGAGGCGGCGCTCCTGGCAGCTCGGAAGCGCAAGCGCAAGATCAGCATGGAGGACCTCGAGCAGGCGATCGACCGGGTGATGGCGGGCGGGCCCGAGAAGCGGTCGCGGATCATCTCCGAGCGGGAGAAGCGGATCACGGCGTACCACGAGGCCGGCCACGCGCTGGTGGCGGCGGTGCTGCCGCACAACGACCCGGTGCACAAGGTGACGATCATCCCCCGGGGCCGCGCCCTCGGCCTGACCTACATGCTGCCCGTGGAGGATCGCTACATCAACTCGAAGCCCGAGCTCATGGACCGCATGGCCTATGCGCTGGGCGGGCGGGCGGCGGAGGAGATCGTCTTCGGCGACCTCACCTCGGGCGCGCAGTCGGACATCGAGTGGGTGACCAACATCGCCCGGCGCATGGTGACGGAGTGGGGGATGAGCGAGAAGCTCGGGCCCCTCACCTTCGGCACCAAGCCCGAGGAGGTCTTCCTGGGGCGTGACATCGCCCGGCAGCGGAACTACAGCGAAGAGGTGGCCGCCCTCATCGACGAGGAGGTGCGGGCGCTGGTCACCCAGGCCCACGAGCGGGCCCTGGAGGTGCTGCGCCGGCACCGCAGGGTCCTGGAGAAGCTCGCCGCCGCGCTTCTGGAGAAGGAGACCCTCGAGGGGGCCGAGCTGGAGGCCATCCTGAACGAGGCCCGGGAGGCCGAGCGGCTGGGGCAGGTCCAGGAGAAGGAGCGGTCGGAGCGGGAGAAGGAGAAGGAGAAGGCCCAGCCGGCCGGCCCCAACCCGCGCACGATCTTCGGCACGCTGCACCCGAGACCCGCCAACTGA
- a CDS encoding NUDIX hydrolase, which yields MGREYPEHPRPSCHALVVQDGRVLLIRRAAEPLRGYWGLPGGAVELGETVVEALRREVLEETGLEVEPERYLGYRDAISRDEEGRVRFHYVILFYSARPVGGEIHAGDDAAQVDWVPLDSLSGLQLTDSVHECLRWAGIEESPQ from the coding sequence GTGGGGCGCGAGTACCCGGAGCACCCGCGGCCGTCCTGCCACGCCCTGGTGGTGCAAGATGGCCGGGTCCTCCTGATCCGCCGGGCCGCCGAGCCGCTGCGAGGCTACTGGGGCCTGCCCGGCGGCGCCGTGGAGCTGGGCGAGACCGTGGTCGAGGCGCTGCGGCGGGAGGTGCTCGAGGAGACCGGGCTCGAGGTCGAGCCGGAGCGCTACCTGGGCTACCGGGACGCCATCTCGCGCGACGAAGAGGGGCGGGTGCGGTTCCACTACGTGATCCTCTTCTACAGCGCCCGCCCGGTGGGAGGCGAGATCCACGCGGGGGACGACGCCGCCCAGGTCGACTGGGTGCCGCTGGACAGCCTCTCGGGCCTGCAGTTGACCGACAGCGTGCACGAGTGCCTGCGCTGGGCGGGGATCGAGGAGAGTCCGCAGTGA
- a CDS encoding M24 family metallopeptidase, whose product MNERILRLQALLRERGIDAAALMPGPNLYYFTGLRMEVTERPVLLFVPSRGTPFAWGPAFEAERLREAAGRVYTWGEVEGPLPSLLEALRREGLAGVGAAVPVVAVEYRVMRVLEFELLRASAGAVNHVDAGPLCARLRSVKDAAEVERLEGAARLCDAGMAAAAEAIRPGASEAQVAAWVKAALERLGHAGDCHIMVASGPRSAVPHAGTSDRVMQDGELCWVDLVVYHEGYVGDITRTFPVGTVGAEARAIFDAVLQAQALGRAAARPGITGAQLDRLVRDHLEARGYGPCFTHRTGHGIGLEVHEEPYIVGSNDAPLEAGNVFTVEPGVYVPGLGGVRIEDDVLLVPGGARVLTRYPQNTFGGA is encoded by the coding sequence GTGAACGAGCGTATCCTTCGTCTGCAGGCCCTGCTGCGCGAGCGGGGCATCGACGCGGCCGCCCTCATGCCCGGGCCCAACCTCTACTACTTCACGGGTCTTCGCATGGAGGTGACCGAGCGACCGGTGCTCCTCTTCGTCCCGTCCCGGGGGACCCCCTTCGCCTGGGGCCCGGCCTTCGAGGCGGAGCGCCTCCGGGAGGCGGCGGGGCGGGTCTACACCTGGGGGGAGGTCGAGGGTCCACTGCCGTCCCTCCTGGAAGCCCTGCGCCGGGAAGGCCTGGCGGGGGTCGGGGCGGCCGTACCCGTTGTAGCGGTGGAGTACCGGGTGATGCGGGTCCTGGAGTTCGAGCTCCTCCGGGCGTCGGCCGGCGCCGTGAACCACGTGGACGCCGGGCCCCTGTGCGCCCGGCTCCGCTCGGTGAAGGACGCGGCGGAGGTGGAGCGACTCGAGGGTGCTGCCCGCCTGTGCGACGCCGGGATGGCCGCGGCGGCGGAGGCCATCCGGCCGGGCGCTTCCGAAGCCCAGGTGGCCGCTTGGGTGAAGGCGGCGCTGGAGAGACTAGGGCACGCGGGAGATTGCCATATCATGGTCGCCTCGGGTCCGCGCTCGGCCGTGCCGCACGCCGGGACGAGCGACCGGGTGATGCAGGACGGCGAGCTCTGCTGGGTCGACCTGGTGGTGTACCACGAGGGGTACGTCGGCGATATCACCCGGACGTTCCCCGTGGGCACCGTGGGGGCGGAGGCGCGCGCCATCTTCGACGCCGTGCTCCAGGCGCAGGCCCTGGGGCGCGCCGCGGCCCGGCCGGGGATCACCGGGGCCCAGCTGGACCGGCTCGTCCGGGACCACCTGGAGGCGCGAGGGTATGGTCCCTGCTTCACCCACCGCACGGGGCACGGGATCGGGCTCGAGGTGCACGAGGAGCCCTACATCGTGGGCAGCAACGACGCACCGCTGGAGGCGGGCAACGTCTTCACGGTGGAGCCCGGCGTGTACGTGCCGGGCCTGGGCGGAGTGAGGATCGAGGACGACGTGCTCCTGGTTCCGGGTGGGGCCCGGGTCCTCACCCGCTATCCACAGAACACGTTCGGCGGGGCCTGA
- the yfmF gene encoding EF-P 5-aminopentanol modification-associated protein YfmF, with protein sequence MPSFVRFPLAEGVNLYVYPTDKFKTVLLSVYLHLPLAKETVTASALLPMVMTRGTAPHPTTPELVRHLEGLYGATLAYDVGRRGEIQSLVFRLELPAETYLPGEKSLLERGVATLAEVLLMPATEGLGAAFKSEFVEQEKKNLREMIEGLINDKRRYALNRCREIMCEGEPYALYHLGRTEDLADITPASLLAHWRRVLTSAPVDVLVVGEVDPDGVAELIGRHLAIPAGGTREMPTTVVRAEVDGVRRVREEQKVNQGVLVVGMRTGVTARDPDFFPMVVANGVLGAFPHSKLFLNVREKNSLAYYAYSSIEAFKGVGFLYAGIEFANYDKALEIALAQLEDLKQGKITETELEATRKALISDALGVQDSPGRLVEEYVSGLVAGRTLTTEERVAAYQAVTLDQVVAAAQKLQVDTIYFLTKEGGA encoded by the coding sequence ATGCCGTCTTTCGTCCGGTTCCCCCTGGCCGAAGGGGTGAACCTGTACGTCTATCCGACCGACAAGTTCAAGACCGTCCTGCTGTCCGTGTACCTGCACCTGCCTCTGGCGAAGGAGACGGTCACGGCGAGCGCCTTGCTGCCGATGGTCATGACCCGGGGCACGGCTCCCCACCCCACCACCCCGGAGCTGGTGCGCCACCTCGAAGGGCTCTACGGAGCCACCCTGGCCTACGACGTGGGCCGCCGGGGCGAGATCCAGTCGCTCGTGTTCCGGCTCGAGCTGCCGGCGGAGACGTACCTGCCCGGGGAGAAGAGCCTCCTGGAGCGCGGGGTGGCCACCCTCGCGGAGGTTCTGCTCATGCCCGCCACCGAGGGCCTCGGCGCGGCGTTCAAGTCCGAGTTCGTCGAGCAGGAGAAGAAGAACCTGCGCGAGATGATCGAGGGCCTCATCAACGACAAGCGCCGCTACGCGCTGAACCGGTGCCGGGAGATCATGTGCGAGGGCGAGCCCTACGCGCTGTATCACCTCGGCCGGACCGAGGACCTGGCTGACATCACGCCGGCGTCCTTGCTCGCGCACTGGCGACGGGTCCTCACCTCGGCGCCGGTCGACGTGCTCGTCGTGGGGGAGGTGGACCCGGACGGGGTGGCTGAGCTGATCGGCCGGCACCTGGCGATCCCGGCGGGCGGTACCCGGGAGATGCCCACGACGGTCGTCCGGGCGGAGGTGGACGGGGTTCGCCGGGTGCGGGAGGAGCAGAAGGTCAACCAGGGCGTGCTGGTCGTGGGCATGCGCACCGGCGTGACGGCCCGCGACCCGGACTTCTTCCCCATGGTCGTCGCCAACGGCGTGCTGGGCGCCTTCCCGCACTCGAAGCTGTTCCTCAACGTGCGCGAGAAGAACAGCCTCGCCTACTACGCGTACTCGTCGATCGAGGCCTTCAAGGGCGTGGGGTTCCTTTACGCCGGGATCGAGTTCGCCAACTACGACAAGGCCCTGGAGATCGCCCTGGCCCAGCTCGAGGACCTGAAGCAGGGGAAGATCACCGAGACCGAGCTCGAGGCCACGCGCAAGGCCCTGATCAGCGACGCCCTGGGGGTGCAGGACAGCCCCGGGCGCCTCGTCGAGGAGTACGTCAGCGGCCTCGTGGCCGGGCGGACCCTGACCACCGAGGAGCGGGTCGCCGCCTACCAGGCCGTCACCCTGGACCAGGTCGTGGCGGCGGCCCAGAAACTTCAGGTCGACACCATCTACTTCCTCACGAAGGAAGGAGGCGCGTAG
- the yfmH gene encoding EF-P 5-aminopentanol modification-associated protein YfmH, translating to MEVHHDERLRETIYWETLPSGLRVGVLPRKGWRETTGRVAVNYGSNDSRWIPPGETEPVEVPAGIAHFLEHKLFESEEGNAFDRFAALGADANAYTSNQQTVYYFSTTDRVPECLETLLDMVQTPYFTDQTVEKEQGIIEQEIRMYLDHPEWRSRQNLLEALYQKHPVRIDIAGTVESIRQITKEQLYRCHATFYHPSNMMVFVAGDVDPQAVIQQVADNVEKRGYRPQPPVQRLYEPEPAEVAERRREQELAVSQPIFRLGFKDRRVGETGRDLLRKELLTSVVLDGIIGKATPLYNELYEAGLIDGRFGFDYTGEPTYGYTTFAGPTRDPEALEARLLEGIEKARRQGLESYDFERAKRKALGRFLSMLNSTEMIAYVVNDGFFKNIGLFDVLPVAESLTLDEANERLREHFDPQYAVTSIIWPHKGAQSKAAAAN from the coding sequence GTGGAGGTCCACCACGACGAGCGGCTGCGGGAGACCATCTACTGGGAGACGCTCCCCTCCGGCCTGCGGGTCGGGGTGCTCCCCCGAAAGGGCTGGCGCGAGACCACCGGCCGGGTGGCCGTGAACTACGGCTCGAACGACAGCCGCTGGATCCCGCCCGGCGAGACGGAGCCGGTGGAGGTGCCGGCCGGCATCGCCCACTTCCTGGAGCACAAGCTGTTCGAGTCGGAGGAAGGCAACGCCTTCGACCGCTTCGCCGCGCTGGGCGCCGACGCGAACGCGTACACGTCCAACCAGCAGACGGTGTACTACTTCAGCACGACCGACCGGGTGCCGGAGTGCCTCGAGACGCTCCTGGACATGGTGCAGACCCCGTACTTCACGGACCAGACGGTGGAGAAGGAGCAGGGGATCATCGAGCAGGAGATCCGGATGTACCTGGACCACCCGGAGTGGCGGTCCCGGCAGAACCTCCTGGAGGCGCTCTACCAGAAGCACCCCGTGCGGATCGACATCGCCGGCACGGTGGAGAGCATCCGGCAGATCACCAAGGAACAGCTGTACCGCTGCCACGCCACGTTCTACCACCCGTCGAACATGATGGTGTTCGTGGCGGGGGACGTCGACCCGCAGGCGGTCATCCAGCAGGTGGCGGACAACGTGGAGAAGCGCGGCTACCGGCCGCAGCCCCCCGTCCAGCGCCTGTACGAGCCGGAACCGGCCGAGGTGGCCGAACGGCGCCGGGAGCAGGAGCTGGCGGTCAGCCAGCCGATCTTCCGGCTCGGCTTCAAGGACCGGCGGGTGGGCGAGACCGGCCGGGACCTGCTGCGCAAGGAGCTCCTGACCAGCGTCGTCCTCGACGGCATCATCGGGAAGGCGACCCCCCTCTACAACGAGCTGTACGAGGCGGGGCTGATCGACGGCCGGTTCGGCTTCGACTACACCGGCGAGCCGACCTACGGGTACACCACGTTCGCCGGGCCGACCCGCGATCCGGAGGCCCTGGAGGCGAGGCTCCTCGAGGGCATCGAGAAGGCGCGCCGGCAGGGCCTCGAGTCCTACGACTTCGAGCGGGCCAAGCGCAAGGCCCTGGGCCGGTTCCTGAGCATGCTCAACAGCACCGAGATGATCGCCTACGTGGTCAACGACGGCTTCTTCAAGAACATCGGGCTCTTCGACGTCCTCCCCGTCGCCGAGTCGCTGACCCTCGACGAGGCCAACGAGCGGCTCAGGGAGCACTTCGACCCGCAGTACGCGGTGACGAGCATCATCTGGCCGCACAAGGGTGCGCAGTCCAAGGCGGCCGCTGCGAACTAG
- a CDS encoding metal-dependent hydrolase, with amino-acid sequence MDPVSHALVGAAVGSLAPGPAAFWAAVAGSVVPDADIVVRWVAGEAAYLDHHRGATHSPLGAAVLGSAVAAAAQALWPGSGFGRVLFWAVLGFYSHVLLDLTNAYGTQALWPWSRRRYAWDWTSVIDGPVLALGALHLAMRTVAPARGALWGGLTLAALAVYLGLRAAAHGKAVAAVRRHAPAARRVSVVPAFLRLDRWRYVAEDDRGYLTGWVLGPGRKVGEPQVLVRREDAVVGASLAAPAVQVLRRFSRHPHAEWRRDGDGYLVRWWDVRWGAGPIPPFAAEVVLDPALKLVDDRLIAGPGRLRDGVRFVYEEWGRPV; translated from the coding sequence GTGGACCCGGTGAGTCATGCACTCGTGGGGGCGGCGGTGGGGTCGCTGGCGCCCGGCCCCGCCGCGTTCTGGGCTGCGGTGGCAGGGAGCGTGGTACCGGACGCCGACATCGTGGTCCGGTGGGTGGCCGGAGAGGCCGCCTACCTGGACCATCACCGGGGCGCCACGCACTCGCCCTTGGGGGCTGCCGTCCTCGGGAGCGCCGTGGCGGCGGCGGCGCAGGCCCTCTGGCCGGGTTCGGGCTTCGGCCGGGTCTTGTTCTGGGCCGTTCTGGGCTTTTATTCCCATGTACTGCTTGACCTCACCAACGCGTACGGGACGCAGGCGCTGTGGCCCTGGAGCCGGCGCCGGTACGCGTGGGACTGGACCTCGGTGATCGACGGCCCGGTACTGGCGCTCGGCGCCCTCCACCTGGCGATGCGCACCGTCGCCCCGGCCCGCGGCGCGCTCTGGGGCGGTCTGACGCTCGCCGCACTGGCGGTCTACCTCGGGCTGAGGGCGGCGGCGCACGGGAAGGCCGTGGCGGCCGTGCGCCGGCACGCTCCGGCGGCGCGGCGGGTTTCCGTGGTCCCCGCCTTCCTGCGTCTCGACCGGTGGCGGTACGTGGCGGAGGACGATCGCGGCTACCTGACGGGTTGGGTCCTGGGACCCGGCCGGAAAGTCGGGGAGCCCCAGGTCCTCGTGCGCCGGGAGGACGCGGTGGTGGGTGCCTCGCTCGCCGCCCCGGCCGTGCAGGTGCTGCGGCGCTTCAGCCGTCACCCCCATGCCGAGTGGCGGCGAGACGGCGACGGTTACCTCGTGCGGTGGTGGGACGTCCGCTGGGGCGCCGGTCCGATCCCCCCCTTCGCGGCGGAGGTCGTCCTGGATCCGGCGCTGAAGCTCGTCGACGACCGCCTGATCGCGGGACCCGGGCGGCTCCGGGACGGTGTGCGGTTCGTGTACGAGGAATGGGGCCGCCCGGTGTGA